A region of Allocoleopsis franciscana PCC 7113 DNA encodes the following proteins:
- a CDS encoding class I SAM-dependent methyltransferase — protein sequence MNQQFKHAMLPVTTHDELARQNFVQSLKAHIFSEISPGNKVIYEKVAKPQFEQEHQHPPNNRHEIRQAMLNQPYYRWWSALQRIQQEMMWESVTSSVEQQLPKLIERSQNQGSELGSLTLDPNFKIPAYQTAVDIHCMPGGYHSEFVEDDVTVGAVYDRGTYLYGRGWLGPLNDDMGLSIVHNYLEKEYPEFRPGKILDMGCSVGHSTLPYVDAYPDAEVHAIDIGAPMLRYAHARAESLGKRVHFSQQNAEHTHFPDESFDLVVSHILLHEIPTPAIRNVMRECYRLLAPGGMMIHAEAPLYRDMDTFTAFIYDWQTANNNEPFWSAMRDLDLMAVATQAGFEADQVIQTFVPNGVWKAKLSTSNSQSSGMNSRGTWFVFAATKSN from the coding sequence ATGAACCAACAATTCAAACACGCTATGCTACCCGTCACCACCCATGACGAGTTGGCACGCCAAAACTTTGTGCAAAGCCTGAAAGCTCACATTTTTAGTGAAATATCTCCGGGCAATAAGGTTATTTATGAAAAAGTAGCCAAGCCTCAGTTCGAGCAGGAACATCAGCACCCACCCAACAATCGTCATGAAATTCGCCAAGCGATGCTCAATCAGCCCTACTATCGTTGGTGGAGTGCCCTACAGCGGATTCAGCAGGAGATGATGTGGGAGTCTGTCACCTCTAGTGTGGAACAGCAGCTTCCAAAGCTGATCGAGCGTAGTCAAAATCAGGGGAGTGAACTCGGCTCTTTAACCCTCGACCCCAATTTTAAAATCCCTGCATACCAAACGGCTGTAGACATTCACTGTATGCCGGGTGGATATCATAGTGAGTTTGTGGAAGATGATGTGACGGTTGGTGCCGTGTACGATCGCGGAACCTACCTTTATGGCAGGGGTTGGCTAGGCCCGCTTAACGATGATATGGGTCTGTCTATCGTCCATAATTACCTGGAAAAAGAGTATCCTGAATTTCGACCGGGCAAAATTCTCGACATGGGATGTTCTGTGGGTCACAGTACCTTACCCTACGTCGATGCATACCCGGATGCAGAAGTTCATGCGATCGATATTGGTGCCCCCATGCTGCGTTATGCCCATGCACGGGCAGAATCTTTAGGGAAGCGGGTACACTTTTCTCAACAGAATGCCGAACACACCCACTTTCCAGACGAGTCCTTTGACTTGGTTGTCTCCCATATCCTGCTGCATGAAATACCGACGCCAGCGATTCGCAATGTTATGCGTGAGTGTTATCGCTTGCTGGCTCCGGGTGGGATGATGATTCATGCCGAAGCTCCTCTGTATCGCGATATGGATACCTTCACAGCCTTTATATACGATTGGCAAACGGCTAACAACAACGAACCCTTCTGGAGCGCGATGCGGGATTTGGACTTGATGGCGGTGGCAACACAGGCAGGCTTTGAGGCGGATCAGGTGATTCAGACGTTTGTCCCGAACGGGGTATGGAAAGCCAAACTCTCTACGAGCAATTCTCAAAGTTCCGGCATGAACAGTCGGGGCACTTGGTTTGTCTTCGCTGCCACTAAATCTAATTGA
- the priA gene encoding primosomal protein N': protein MSNSPSGLILAEPGASYRPGASENQWVEVLVDCPGVQQDQQQEQKLYTYRLPSELDVQPGDILSVPFGAQQIGAIAIRLLDSPPPDLAPTKIREVEEVICSGFFPTYYWKLLEEVAQYYCTPLISVVRVALPPGLLARSQRRIRLKPEKLPNNADTVIHPAASQILATLKTQVDGDFSWKYLQRQVRGASWGLKDLIKRGWVESYLEHPKPTRPKLRQAVTLVGYTFTSDLTQRQQEILDVLRRRGGDLWLTELLQTCHTTSSTLKKLEEKGYVVIQEREILRTSTEPTVAADRPKALTVQQAEALQVIKSLDRCAQVLLHGVTGSGKTEVYLQAIAPILNQGKSALVLVPEIGLTPQLTDRFRARFGNKVNVYHSALSDGERYDTWRQMLTGEPQIVIGTRSAVFAPLPKLGLMVLDEEHDSSFKQDQFAPTYHARTVAKWRAQIENCPLILGSATPSLETWVNVTQRGKVGESLDWNPETVNQTSPISPSHYLSLPERIQSRPMPPVEIVDMRQELKQGNRSIFSRSLYNALQKLHSQGQQGILFIPRRGHSTFVSCRSCGYVVECPNCDVSLSYHYTHEGATQLLRCHYCNHTQLHPPHCPECTSPYLKFFGSGTQRLAQELTQQFPQLRIIRFDSDTTQTKGAHRTLLTKFAHGEADLLIGTQMLTKGLDIAQVTLVGVVSADGLLNLADYRAAERTFQTLTQVAGRAGRGDDPGRVIIQTYSPQHPVIQAVRRHDYETFAQTELEQRAALQYPPYGHLILLRLSGLDAADVENTALRLAEQLSATESDYEILGPAPASIMRVARRYRWQILLKFPLDVPVVLPNLAQLRERCPKDISLTIDVNPLNMM, encoded by the coding sequence ATGTCTAATTCCCCTAGTGGTCTGATTCTGGCTGAGCCTGGGGCGTCCTATCGCCCTGGTGCGAGTGAGAATCAGTGGGTTGAAGTGCTGGTGGATTGTCCAGGAGTACAGCAAGACCAACAGCAAGAGCAGAAACTATATACCTACAGGTTGCCATCGGAGTTAGACGTACAACCGGGGGATATTTTGAGTGTGCCATTTGGGGCGCAGCAGATTGGTGCGATCGCTATTCGCCTTTTGGACTCACCACCTCCTGATTTAGCACCGACGAAAATTCGGGAGGTTGAGGAGGTTATTTGTTCTGGATTCTTCCCAACTTATTACTGGAAACTCTTAGAGGAAGTGGCTCAATACTATTGCACTCCTTTGATTTCGGTTGTCCGAGTGGCTCTACCTCCAGGATTACTGGCGCGATCGCAGCGTCGCATTCGCCTTAAGCCAGAAAAACTTCCCAACAATGCCGATACTGTTATCCATCCAGCAGCCAGTCAAATTTTAGCCACTCTTAAAACTCAAGTGGATGGAGATTTCAGTTGGAAATACCTCCAACGTCAAGTTAGGGGAGCCAGTTGGGGGTTAAAGGATTTAATTAAACGCGGCTGGGTAGAAAGTTATCTAGAACACCCTAAACCAACACGTCCCAAACTCAGACAAGCCGTAACCCTAGTCGGATATACCTTTACTAGTGACTTAACCCAGCGGCAACAGGAAATTTTAGATGTACTCAGGCGTCGTGGCGGTGATTTATGGCTGACCGAACTGCTGCAAACTTGCCATACAACCTCTTCAACCCTCAAAAAGCTAGAGGAGAAAGGGTATGTGGTGATTCAAGAAAGGGAAATTTTACGCACTTCTACAGAACCCACCGTAGCCGCTGATCGACCAAAAGCCTTGACAGTGCAGCAGGCAGAGGCGTTGCAGGTAATTAAAAGTCTTGATCGCTGTGCCCAAGTGCTGTTGCATGGGGTGACAGGTTCAGGCAAAACGGAAGTTTATTTACAAGCGATCGCACCCATCTTAAACCAAGGTAAATCGGCTCTTGTCCTTGTCCCGGAAATTGGCTTAACGCCCCAACTCACCGACCGTTTCCGCGCCCGGTTTGGTAACAAAGTTAACGTTTATCACAGTGCCCTTTCGGATGGGGAACGGTATGATACTTGGCGACAAATGCTAACTGGGGAACCCCAAATCGTCATTGGTACCCGCAGTGCCGTCTTTGCACCTTTACCCAAACTGGGTTTAATGGTCTTGGATGAAGAACACGACTCCAGCTTTAAGCAAGACCAATTTGCCCCCACCTACCATGCTCGTACTGTCGCCAAATGGCGTGCTCAAATCGAAAACTGCCCTCTGATTCTAGGTTCCGCCACTCCCTCCCTGGAAACCTGGGTGAACGTCACACAGAGGGGAAAAGTGGGAGAAAGCCTCGACTGGAATCCCGAAACAGTCAATCAAACTTCCCCAATCTCCCCCTCCCATTACCTCTCCCTCCCAGAACGCATTCAATCCCGACCTATGCCGCCCGTGGAAATTGTAGACATGCGGCAAGAATTAAAACAGGGGAATCGCTCAATTTTTAGCCGATCGCTCTACAATGCCCTACAAAAGTTACACTCACAAGGTCAACAAGGCATCTTATTTATTCCCCGACGGGGACACAGTACTTTTGTCTCTTGTCGGAGTTGTGGCTATGTAGTCGAATGCCCCAACTGTGATGTTTCACTCTCCTATCACTACACCCACGAGGGAGCGACTCAATTACTCAGGTGTCACTATTGCAACCATACGCAGCTTCATCCCCCCCATTGCCCTGAATGCACGTCTCCTTACCTGAAGTTTTTCGGCAGTGGTACCCAACGCCTTGCCCAAGAGTTAACCCAACAATTTCCCCAATTGCGGATTATCCGGTTTGATAGCGACACCACCCAGACGAAGGGGGCACACCGAACGCTGCTGACCAAATTTGCCCATGGGGAAGCTGACCTTTTAATTGGCACCCAAATGCTGACCAAAGGGTTAGATATCGCTCAGGTAACTCTGGTAGGGGTTGTTTCCGCCGATGGACTGCTGAATTTAGCCGATTATAGAGCCGCCGAACGGACATTTCAAACCCTGACTCAGGTTGCGGGTCGTGCGGGTCGTGGTGATGACCCCGGTCGGGTGATTATTCAAACTTACTCTCCCCAACATCCCGTGATTCAAGCCGTCAGGCGTCACGACTATGAAACCTTTGCTCAGACCGAATTAGAACAACGCGCCGCATTGCAATATCCCCCCTATGGGCATCTGATTCTCTTGCGGTTAAGTGGTTTGGATGCAGCCGATGTGGAGAACACAGCTCTTAGATTAGCGGAGCAATTAAGTGCGACTGAGTCCGATTATGAAATATTGGGGCCAGCGCCTGCGAGTATTATGCGGGTTGCCCGTCGCTATCGCTGGCAGATTTTGCTGAAGTTTCCGCTCGATGTGCCTGTCGTTTTACCGAACTTGGCACAGTTGCGTGAACGTTGTCCGAAAGATATCAGCCTAACGATTGATGTTAATCCGTTGAATATGATGTGA
- a CDS encoding RNA polymerase sigma factor, RpoD/SigA family, translating into MNITELNQADTLKFTEDPEFFNNDNLELETEEPDLTLVEVEFSDSKNALTTSRRSSGYSKTSSDDTVGAFFKEMARYPLLKPEEEVDLAKNVQFLVEIDQLQERLQANLGRKPAKAELAQQLNMTERQLENRLYRGRVAKRKMIRSNLRLVVSIAKRYLNRGVPFLDLIQEGALGLNRATEKFDPEKGYKFSTYAYWWIRQAITRTIANDARTIRLPIHIVEKLNKLKKAQRELKQGLQRNPNEEELAKALEITPSNLRQLLQLRRRSLSLNHRVGKGEDTELVDLLEDNELRLPEEQMSETMMRQEIWEVLSDVLTEREKDVISLRYGLASSEPYTLEEVGGMFNLSRERVRQIQSKAMRKLRRPQVARRLKGWLT; encoded by the coding sequence ATGAATATTACTGAGTTGAACCAAGCCGATACCCTCAAGTTTACAGAAGATCCAGAATTTTTTAACAATGACAACCTAGAGCTAGAAACAGAAGAACCAGATTTAACTCTTGTAGAAGTCGAGTTCTCTGACTCCAAAAATGCACTGACAACTAGCCGTCGTTCATCGGGTTATAGCAAAACGAGTTCGGATGACACGGTGGGCGCTTTCTTTAAAGAAATGGCTCGTTACCCCTTGCTGAAGCCAGAAGAAGAGGTAGACTTAGCCAAAAATGTCCAGTTCTTAGTCGAAATTGATCAACTCCAAGAACGCTTGCAGGCCAATTTAGGTCGCAAACCCGCTAAAGCTGAACTGGCTCAACAACTGAATATGACAGAACGTCAGTTGGAAAATCGCCTCTATCGAGGGCGTGTAGCCAAGCGCAAAATGATTCGTTCTAACCTACGCTTAGTGGTTTCAATTGCTAAGCGGTACTTAAACCGAGGAGTGCCTTTCCTGGATTTAATTCAAGAAGGTGCTTTGGGATTGAATCGTGCGACGGAAAAATTTGACCCAGAGAAGGGGTATAAATTCTCAACTTATGCCTACTGGTGGATTCGTCAGGCCATTACCCGCACAATTGCCAACGATGCACGTACCATCCGTTTGCCGATTCATATTGTCGAAAAACTCAATAAACTCAAAAAAGCTCAGCGCGAACTTAAGCAAGGACTGCAACGCAATCCCAATGAAGAAGAATTAGCGAAAGCGCTAGAGATTACGCCTTCTAATTTGCGCCAGTTGCTACAATTACGCAGGCGATCGCTCTCTCTGAATCATCGAGTGGGTAAGGGAGAAGATACAGAACTCGTGGATTTGCTCGAAGACAACGAACTGCGGTTGCCGGAAGAGCAAATGAGCGAAACCATGATGCGCCAAGAAATTTGGGAAGTCTTGAGTGATGTGCTTACCGAACGGGAAAAAGATGTTATTTCGCTACGCTATGGTTTAGCCAGTAGTGAACCCTACACCCTGGAAGAAGTTGGCGGAATGTTCAATCTTTCCCGTGAACGGGTACGGCAAATTCAAAGCAAAGCCATGCGTAAGCTGCGTCGTCCTCAAGTTGCTCGACGCTTGAAGGGTTGGTTGACTTAG
- a CDS encoding GNAT family N-acetyltransferase, giving the protein MANGASSLRLRPSVVEDIPIIFPLLQRKAEFDKKLDSFTGNPDTLKEHVFGQRTYIEAILAESEGQAVGFATFCHNYSTFLTQPGLYVDDLFVLPDYRRQGLGKAMLTYLAQLVRERNGGRLEWLVAVWNQPAIAFYEKIGASVLPDWRICRVTGDSLTQLASSTFPDKIS; this is encoded by the coding sequence GTGGCTAATGGAGCATCATCTTTAAGACTGCGTCCCTCTGTTGTAGAGGATATACCTATAATCTTCCCCTTACTTCAAAGAAAGGCGGAGTTTGACAAAAAACTAGACAGTTTCACGGGGAATCCTGACACCCTGAAGGAGCATGTATTCGGTCAACGGACTTATATTGAAGCTATTCTGGCAGAATCCGAGGGGCAAGCCGTGGGGTTTGCAACTTTTTGCCACAATTATTCTACTTTTTTAACTCAACCTGGGTTGTACGTAGATGATTTGTTTGTTTTGCCTGACTATCGGCGTCAGGGTTTGGGTAAGGCGATGCTGACTTACCTCGCTCAGTTGGTGAGGGAGCGCAACGGTGGGCGGTTAGAGTGGTTAGTGGCAGTATGGAATCAACCCGCGATCGCCTTTTATGAGAAAATAGGAGCTTCAGTCTTACCAGACTGGCGAATTTGCCGGGTGACGGGGGATTCTCTCACTCAGCTTGCCTCGTCAACCTTCCCTGACAAGATTAGCTAA
- a CDS encoding type II toxin-antitoxin system VapC family toxin — protein MNLPERLVIDASVAAKWFLRDAIESDVDLASDILLASLADEVELHAPQILPYEVCGLLARACGQVKGNLPRLDKIRAIEFARAFFQIPIQISTAVEDECIAAVGMAVDYAKGSYDMTYIRLAETLNCQWCTADEQAIRVVPSGFPLHRVLLLSTLR, from the coding sequence GTGAATCTACCTGAGCGCTTAGTGATTGATGCAAGCGTTGCGGCTAAATGGTTTCTCAGGGATGCTATAGAAAGCGATGTTGACCTAGCTAGCGACATCCTTCTAGCGTCTTTAGCCGATGAAGTTGAGTTACATGCTCCTCAAATTCTTCCTTACGAGGTGTGTGGTCTTCTAGCAAGAGCCTGCGGACAGGTTAAAGGGAATCTACCGCGTCTCGATAAAATACGAGCCATAGAGTTTGCCAGAGCCTTTTTCCAGATTCCAATTCAAATATCTACGGCAGTTGAGGATGAATGCATAGCAGCAGTGGGAATGGCTGTAGACTATGCTAAAGGTTCATATGATATGACCTACATCCGATTGGCTGAAACACTAAATTGCCAATGGTGTACCGCTGACGAACAAGCAATTAGGGTTGTGCCTAGCGGCTTTCCGTTACACCGTGTTCTTTTACTTTCGACGCTTAGATAG
- the gvpU gene encoding gas vesicle accessory protein GvpU, producing MTESQAREFEEAEGASLSVDLMLETFVSLAEVQDISLGVTLTIHGLLISGNIISFQKYLEGIAQGFESATGNQKIGQIIAESYRNASQEYSKVRREQEELPPRQYIHLSDARFRFGDSVVSPGTGVYWRGRLDEVDGFFLGIIES from the coding sequence ATGACTGAATCGCAGGCTAGAGAGTTTGAAGAAGCTGAGGGAGCTTCCCTTTCAGTAGATTTAATGTTAGAAACCTTTGTATCTTTAGCAGAAGTGCAGGATATTAGCTTGGGAGTTACTCTAACTATTCATGGCTTACTGATTTCTGGTAACATCATCAGTTTCCAGAAATATCTTGAGGGAATTGCTCAAGGGTTTGAATCTGCCACTGGTAATCAGAAAATAGGTCAAATTATTGCTGAATCTTACCGGAATGCAAGTCAAGAGTATTCAAAAGTCCGAAGAGAGCAAGAAGAACTTCCTCCTCGCCAGTATATTCATCTATCTGATGCCAGGTTTAGATTTGGCGACAGTGTTGTGTCTCCAGGAACAGGGGTTTATTGGAGAGGAAGATTGGACGAGGTTGATGGATTCTTTCTAGGCATCATCGAATCTTGA
- a CDS encoding 5-(carboxyamino)imidazole ribonucleotide synthase: MRVGVIGGGQLAWMMAGARQALGIELIIQTPHPTDPAVEIATETIFAPIDDAAATAELATRCDVITFENEFINLEALMPLAQQGVCFRPRLEALAPLLDKYHQRCYLEEIGIPQPGFMTLEGEVGNEEFAHGESFGQPMNLKELDFPVVLKARRHGYDGQGTFIIKDSSSLQKSWKKLGHTPVLLEEFIPFERELGVMAARSLAGDVVVYSVVETQQEEQVCRRVIVPAQVSAEVVAEVEAIARTLLNSLQAVGIFGIELFLTTDGKILVNEVSPRTHNSGHYTLDACETSQFEQQLRAVTGLALGSPALKCNSAVMVNLLGYEYSQNDYLEKRQKLASLPGAVVHWYGKSESRPGRKLGHVTVLLDSQEPSEAQAKAKEIESLWYNR, translated from the coding sequence ATGCGTGTTGGTGTGATTGGTGGAGGGCAACTAGCTTGGATGATGGCAGGTGCGCGTCAGGCATTAGGAATTGAACTCATTATTCAGACGCCCCATCCTACCGATCCAGCAGTTGAAATTGCAACTGAAACTATTTTTGCCCCGATTGATGATGCTGCTGCCACCGCCGAACTCGCAACTCGCTGTGATGTCATCACCTTTGAAAATGAGTTTATCAACTTAGAAGCGTTGATGCCTTTGGCACAGCAGGGTGTCTGCTTTCGCCCGCGCTTAGAAGCGTTAGCACCTTTGTTGGATAAATATCACCAGCGCTGTTATTTGGAAGAGATTGGTATACCTCAGCCTGGTTTTATGACGCTTGAAGGGGAAGTGGGGAATGAGGAATTCGCTCATGGGGAATCCTTTGGGCAACCGATGAATTTGAAGGAATTAGATTTTCCTGTTGTTCTCAAAGCACGACGCCACGGTTATGACGGGCAAGGCACGTTTATTATTAAAGACAGCAGTAGCTTACAGAAAAGTTGGAAAAAGTTAGGACATACACCTGTTTTACTAGAGGAATTTATTCCTTTTGAACGAGAGTTAGGGGTTATGGCTGCCCGTTCTTTGGCTGGGGATGTTGTTGTTTATTCGGTGGTGGAAACTCAGCAAGAAGAACAGGTTTGTCGCCGTGTTATTGTACCTGCACAGGTGAGTGCAGAGGTAGTAGCAGAAGTTGAGGCGATCGCACGTACTCTGTTAAACAGTCTACAAGCCGTAGGCATCTTTGGTATTGAACTATTTTTGACTACGGATGGCAAGATTTTAGTCAATGAAGTGTCGCCTCGCACCCATAATTCCGGGCACTATACCCTAGATGCCTGTGAAACGTCTCAGTTTGAACAACAACTAAGGGCGGTTACGGGTTTAGCTTTGGGAAGTCCAGCGCTTAAATGTAACAGTGCGGTGATGGTAAATCTCTTGGGTTATGAATATTCCCAGAATGATTATCTGGAAAAGCGACAAAAGTTGGCGAGTCTGCCTGGGGCTGTTGTCCATTGGTACGGGAAAAGCGAATCTCGTCCTGGACGTAAGTTAGGTCATGTTACGGTTTTACTAGATTCTCAAGAACCCTCGGAGGCACAGGCGAAAGCTAAGGAAATCGAGTCTCTTTGGTACAACAGATAG
- a CDS encoding pentapeptide repeat-containing protein, whose protein sequence is MIVRRLATFLLALIVWCCPLPALAQATKYYPPPLSYSNAELKGKDFSGQTLRSAEFSNANLERTNFTDADLRGTIFSASVMTHANLHGADLSNAMIDQVSFTNADLSDAVLTESIMLRSTFDNVDITGADFSDAILDGAQIKELCTKATGVNSQTGVSTRDSLGCR, encoded by the coding sequence ATGATTGTTCGGCGACTAGCTACATTTCTTTTGGCACTGATTGTTTGGTGCTGTCCTCTACCCGCATTAGCACAGGCGACTAAATATTATCCACCTCCTTTGTCTTATAGCAATGCAGAACTTAAAGGGAAGGACTTTTCAGGTCAAACATTACGATCTGCTGAGTTTTCTAATGCTAATTTAGAACGGACTAACTTTACTGATGCTGATTTGCGGGGAACAATTTTTAGTGCCTCGGTGATGACTCATGCAAATTTACATGGGGCGGATTTAAGTAATGCAATGATCGATCAGGTAAGCTTTACCAATGCCGATTTAAGTGATGCTGTTCTCACTGAGAGTATCATGTTGCGCTCCACGTTTGACAATGTTGATATTACGGGTGCAGATTTCAGTGATGCGATTCTCGATGGTGCCCAAATCAAAGAACTCTGTACCAAAGCAACGGGTGTGAATTCACAAACGGGTGTCTCGACTCGCGATTCTCTGGGTTGTCGTTAA
- a CDS encoding phage holin family protein, which produces MPNFLLTWLVAAVSLVITAYLVPGFVINSFIAALIAAVILGLVNAIIKPILVLLTLPITIVSLGLFLFVVNAITIWLAGAITPGFDVRGFIPALIGSIVLTIVSSVLNHLVGDRF; this is translated from the coding sequence ATGCCAAACTTCTTGTTGACTTGGTTAGTTGCGGCTGTGTCATTGGTGATTACAGCCTATCTAGTACCGGGCTTTGTGATCAATAGCTTTATCGCGGCTTTGATCGCAGCGGTGATTTTAGGGTTAGTCAATGCGATTATAAAACCGATTTTAGTCCTTCTGACGCTGCCGATCACCATTGTGAGCCTAGGCTTGTTTCTGTTTGTGGTTAACGCCATCACCATTTGGCTAGCGGGTGCTATCACCCCTGGTTTTGATGTGAGAGGCTTTATTCCTGCTTTAATCGGTTCAATTGTGCTAACGATAGTCAGCAGTGTGCTTAACCATCTGGTTGGCGATCGCTTTTAG
- the cobJ gene encoding precorrin-3B C(17)-methyltransferase has protein sequence MLLFQDFQPLALVATTPTGAQRLQPLCQTSGASLWVPESLNIEQAQNYTGSLKDHIASLWHHHRAFVFCLATGAVVRLIAPLLEDKSRDPAVVVVDEQGKFVISLCSGHQGKAEQLARMIALQLGATPVLTGASAGLGLPGVDILGVPFGWQRGEGDWTGVSAAVARGERVEVMQEAGSTLWQHHLPQGHPFQFGFPKYSATESEIIESQEQPQNPKSHPPLPPLMKGGSQNPNLMPKAKIWISPTQRRFSPESDFPEVQWHPRVLWVGIGCERGTSRALIETAIEQVCQQHHLAESAIAGIATIDIKADEVGLIEVCRERNWPLCIFPADILRGVNVPNPSAVVDKEVGTPSVAEAAAIFAAQSPALLVPKQIFRSPRQNPQGAVTVAIAQSEREYTGRTGQLLLVGTGPGQLDQITPAAQTAISRADVVIGYSLYIDLIAPLLRPGQIVEALPITQERQRAERAIELAQWGLTVAVVSSGDCGIYGMAGLVLEELRAKGWDGKVPGVQVFPGITALQSAASRVGAPLMHDFCAISLSDLLTPWEMIEKRLIAAAQADFVTALYNPRSRTRTEQIATARAIFLKYRKPMTPVALVRSAYRQDEQITLTTLEKLLDAPIDMLTTVLIGNESTGTHGDWMITPRGYLGFESESTGRNSPKSDRQPDG, from the coding sequence GTGTTGCTTTTCCAAGACTTTCAACCCCTAGCCCTTGTTGCCACCACCCCTACTGGTGCCCAACGATTGCAACCTCTGTGTCAAACCAGTGGTGCAAGCCTTTGGGTGCCAGAGTCACTCAACATTGAACAGGCTCAAAACTACACGGGTTCTCTCAAAGACCATATTGCCAGCTTATGGCACCACCACCGCGCCTTTGTGTTCTGTTTAGCTACTGGAGCCGTAGTGCGGCTGATTGCTCCTCTTTTAGAGGATAAATCCCGCGACCCCGCCGTTGTTGTCGTTGATGAACAGGGAAAGTTTGTCATCAGTTTATGTAGTGGACATCAAGGCAAAGCGGAGCAATTGGCAAGAATGATAGCGCTTCAACTGGGAGCAACTCCTGTTTTAACCGGCGCTTCTGCTGGGTTAGGCTTACCAGGAGTGGATATCTTGGGTGTTCCCTTCGGTTGGCAACGGGGGGAGGGAGATTGGACGGGCGTTAGTGCAGCAGTGGCGCGAGGTGAACGGGTTGAGGTGATGCAAGAAGCAGGCTCAACGCTGTGGCAACACCATCTTCCTCAAGGGCATCCATTTCAGTTCGGATTTCCTAAGTATTCTGCAACCGAATCAGAAATTATTGAGTCTCAAGAACAACCCCAAAATCCCAAATCCCACCCCCCCTTACCCCCCCTTATGAAGGGGGGGAGCCAAAATCCCAATTTGATGCCCAAAGCAAAGATTTGGATTAGCCCAACACAAAGGCGATTTTCACCCGAATCGGATTTCCCAGAAGTCCAGTGGCATCCACGGGTGTTGTGGGTGGGAATTGGTTGCGAACGAGGGACATCCAGAGCGTTAATTGAGACGGCAATTGAGCAAGTTTGTCAGCAACATCACTTAGCTGAAAGTGCGATCGCAGGAATTGCCACCATCGATATTAAAGCTGATGAAGTGGGATTAATAGAAGTATGTCGCGAACGCAATTGGCCTTTATGCATCTTCCCTGCCGATATCCTGCGGGGTGTAAATGTGCCCAATCCCTCAGCGGTTGTAGATAAAGAAGTAGGAACCCCCAGCGTTGCCGAAGCCGCCGCTATTTTTGCCGCCCAATCTCCCGCCCTTTTAGTACCTAAACAAATCTTTCGCTCCCCTAGGCAAAATCCTCAGGGGGCAGTGACAGTTGCGATCGCTCAATCGGAACGAGAATATACTGGGCGTACTGGTCAATTATTACTCGTCGGTACAGGGCCAGGACAATTAGATCAGATCACGCCTGCGGCTCAAACTGCCATCTCCCGTGCGGATGTCGTGATTGGCTACTCTCTTTATATTGATTTAATTGCCCCTCTGCTACGTCCGGGGCAGATTGTAGAAGCGCTACCGATTACGCAGGAACGGCAACGGGCAGAAAGAGCGATTGAATTGGCACAGTGGGGTTTAACGGTAGCCGTTGTCTCCTCTGGGGATTGTGGGATTTACGGCATGGCGGGATTGGTGTTAGAAGAACTTCGTGCTAAAGGTTGGGATGGCAAGGTTCCGGGGGTACAGGTATTTCCGGGAATTACCGCCTTGCAATCGGCGGCGTCTCGTGTGGGTGCGCCATTGATGCATGACTTCTGTGCAATTAGCTTAAGTGACTTGTTAACGCCTTGGGAGATGATTGAAAAGCGTCTAATTGCCGCAGCCCAAGCTGATTTTGTCACGGCGTTGTATAATCCGCGATCGCGCACTCGCACAGAGCAGATTGCCACAGCCAGAGCTATCTTCTTAAAGTATCGTAAGCCAATGACGCCCGTGGCGCTGGTTCGCTCTGCCTATCGCCAAGACGAACAGATTACTCTCACCACTTTAGAAAAACTCTTGGACGCGCCCATTGATATGCTCACGACAGTGCTGATCGGCAACGAAAGTACCGGAACTCATGGGGATTGGATGATTACCCCACGAGGTTATCTCGGCTTTGAGAGCGAATCAACAGGACGGAATTCACCTAAAAGCGATCGCCAACCAGATGGTTAA